A single genomic interval of Schistocerca americana isolate TAMUIC-IGC-003095 chromosome 2, iqSchAmer2.1, whole genome shotgun sequence harbors:
- the LOC124594809 gene encoding tubulin alpha-1C chain-like: protein MYQNMLAKEGRECISIHIGQAGVQIGNACWELYCLEHGIQPDGQMPSDKTLGSGDDSFNTFFSETGAGKHVPRAVFVDLEPTVVDEVRTGTYRQLFHPEQLITGKEDAANNYARGHYTIGKELVDIVLDRVRKLSDQCTGLQGFLVFHSFGGGTGSGFTSLLMERLSVDYGKKSKLEFSIYPAPQVSTAVVEPYNSILTTHTTLEHSDCAFMVDNEAIYDICRRNLDIERPTYTNLNRLIGQIVSSITASLRFDGALNVDLTEFQTNLVPYPRIHFPLATYAPVISAEKAYHEQLTVAEITNACFEPANQMVKCDPRHGKYMACCMLYRGDVVPKDVNAAIATIKTKRTIQFVDWCPTGFKVGINYQPPTVVPGGDLAKVQRAVCMLSNTTAIAEAWARLDHKFDLMYAKRAFVHWYVGEGMEEGEFSEAREDLAALEKDYEEVGVDSADGEVDEADEY from the exons AGGGAGTGTATCTCAATCCACATAGGGCAGGCAGGAGTTCAGATTGGCAATGCATGTTGGGAACTGTATTGTCTTGAACATGGAATTCAACCAGATGGGCAGATGCCATCTGACAAGACATTGGGCTCTGGGGATGATTCATTCAACACTTTCTTCAGTGAAACTGGAGCTGGAAAGCATGTTCCTCGTGCTGTGTTTGTAGATTTGGAACCTACTGTTGTTG ATGAAGTTCGCACAGGAACATATCGTCAACTTTTTCACCCTGAACAATTAATTACTGGAAAGGAAGATGCTGCAAATAACTATGCACGTGGACATTATACCATTGGCAAGGAACTTGTTGATATTGTTCTTGATCGTGTACGTAAGCTTTCAGATCAGTGCACAGGCTTGCAAGGTTTCCTTGTTTTCCACAGTTTTGGTGGAGGAACAGGTTCAGGGTTTACATCTCTTCTTATGGAGAGACTCTCTGTTGACTATGGAAAGAAGAGCAAACTGGAATTCTCCATATACCCAGCACCACAG GTATCAACTGCTGTTGTGGAACCATACAATTCCATACTGACAACTCACACAACTCTCGAGCATTCAGACTGTGCATTTATGGTAGACAATGAAGCTATTTATGACATCTGTAGACGGAATCTGGATATTGAGAGACCAACCTACACTAATCTAAATCGCCTTATTGGACAAATTGTTTCTTCTATAACAGCATCTCTCAGATTTGATGGCGCTCTTAATGTTGACTTAACTGAATTCCAGACAAACCTTGTGCCATATCCTCGCATACACTTTCCATTAGCAAC GTATGCACCAGTGATATCTGCAGAAAAAGCGTATCATGAGCAGTTGACAGTAGCTGAGATAACAAATGCATGCTTTGAACCAGCAAATCAGATGGTAAAATGTGATCCACGCCATGGAAAGTATATGGCCTGCTGTATGTTGTACAG AGGTGATGTGGTGCCAAAAGATGTAAACGCTGCTATTGCGACCATAAAGACAAAGCGTACAATACAGTTTGTTGACTGGTGTCCTACTGGTTTCAAG GTTGGAATTAACTACCAACCACCAACTGTAGTACCTGGAGGTGATCTTGCAAAAGTTCAGCGAGCTGTCTGTATGTTGTCCAACACAACTGCCATTGCAGAGGCTTGGGCAAGACTGGATCATAAGTTTGATCTCATGTATGCAAAACGAGCATTTGTGCATTGGTATGTTGGAGAAGGTATGGAGGAAGGAGAATTTAGTGAGGCAAGAGAAGATCTTGCAGCCTTAGAAAAGGATTATGAAGAAGTGGGAGTGGATTCAGCAGATGGAGAAGTTGATGAAGCTGATGAATACTAG